A region of Dictyostelium discoideum AX4 chromosome 1 chromosome, whole genome shotgun sequence DNA encodes the following proteins:
- the gtaE gene encoding GATA zinc finger domain-containing protein 5, whose amino-acid sequence MDYQLHEGKQISQEFPTDISTTKSSDLKSRKTDSPSIQRTHEFVNFSVFPIVNTNEIMNVDIKHFSPDLKCPTSPNIFLQPLTTTPNTTPNTSTTIDSNTEINPIEIQLQSPLLFQPEHLSPQTLKTTIPTFSIPTYPTPLNTKFQSSPPPPPPPPAATTTTTITTTTTTSAGNSTTKNNNNNNNNNNNNNGKSPKQFQDVLIPVTSSGKDGALYTVLENVPIKRTHRRRSANIDKDSLKCYQCNTSNTPEWRKGPEGPATLCNACGLAYAKKQKLTKNNIKFNQSTNVNNNTNNTITQLNQQINNQGLPNLTSTTTTSNNTAAAVNITTPSKRNNKYNTHRSKVFGEVAPSIVYTNGTLNNVGTPVSDTKKSHTFHEYMTPSNSFFTGKPIKTTKTKPKPKSKSKPGKITHTKHEQPQLNEQVQAIMEKNNLLSSSGGSGGAGSSSSSCGTSLNSSLGSSSGTITNSGGGSSGGGGGNLFSNQQLGFTCINNNVSNNNSNNNINNNDKQIQQQIQQVQQQVHQQVQQQLQQQQQVQQQQQQINQEPFLNQQNHYYQNIFQNVSTGNQNCAINTNGGFPQFESPMDIFPYNNNTTNCTQDSNGFVPNLANFEMQGNVLYNSSGSPSSLGQYVIQNNSFSGPNDQNPYVPSVSLNSNKTTNIKNNNNNKKNSKNKNNKNNKNNNNNTKINNHHINNNKNNVNTNQTIIKENNSQKQHQQQQQQQQQQQEQQKQQQEQQKQQEEQQQNLSINNSNQTNENEILGTTTTTTTSTATIITSQVPMNLSPNSDDNQSSSNYSTLSDSGSSPTDSFSGLSVNTPHPNCDSFSSSINNGSNCGSDIETIESPLQMSTDVLTINNCSSNRTTATNNNINNNNNNNNNNNNNNNKCSIKDDTFNLLTNSNLDSFGIIDCINGSSTNTNSFFMETPLLINDEDLLSSSNLTSSSELLPHSFV is encoded by the exons atggattatCAATTACATGAAGGTAAACAAATCTCGCAAGAGTTTCCAACTGACATTTCCACAACAAAGTCATCGGATTTAAAAAGTAGAAAAACCGATTCTCCATCTATTCAAAGAACACAcgaatttgttaatttttcagTCTTTCCAATTGTAAATACCAATGAAATTATGAATGTTGATATCAAACATTTTTCACCAGATTTAAAATGTCCAACCTCaccaaatatatttttacaaCCTTTAACCACCACCCCCAACACCACCCCCAACACCAGTACCacaattgattcaaatacAGAAATTAATCCAATTGAAATACAATTACAATCACCACTTTTATTCCAACCTGAACATCTTTCACCACAAACTTTAAAAACTACAATACCAACATTTTCAATTCCTACATATCCAACTCCATTAAATACCAAATTTCAATCTTcacctccaccaccaccaccaccaccagctgcaactacaacaacaacaataactacaacaacaactacatcTGCTGGTAATTCaacaactaaaaataataataataataataataataataataataacaatggtaAATCACCAAAACAATTTCAAGATGTTTTAATTCCAGTTACTTCATCAGGTAAAGATGGTGCTTTGTATACAGTTTTGGAGAATGTACCAATAAAAAGa acACATAGAAGAAGAAGCGCAAACATTGATAAAGACTCTTTAAAATGTTATCAATGTAATACAAGTAATACTCCAGAATGGAGAAAAGGTCCAGAAGGCCCTGCAAC acTTTGTAATGCATGTGGTTTAGCATATGCAAAGAAACAAAAGTTGACAaagaataatattaaatttaatcaatcaacaaatgtaaataataataccaataatacaATTACACAATTAAaccaacaaataaataatcaaggTTTACCAAATTTAACATCTACCACCACAACTTCCAACAATACAGCAGCAGCAGTAAACATAACTACACcatcaaaaagaaataataaatataatactCATCGTTCTAAAGTATTTGGAGAAGTGGCACCATCAATCGTTTATACCAATGGTACACTCAATAATGTTGGTACACCAGTTAGTGATACTAAAAAGAGTCATACCTTTCATGAATATATGACAccttcaaattcatttttcactggtaaaccaattaaaacaacaaaaactaaaccaaaaccaaagtcaaaatcaaaaccagGTAAAATAACACATACTAAACATGAACAACCTCAATTGAATGAACAAGTTCAAGCTATAATGGaaaagaataatttattaagttCTTCTGGTGGCTCTGGTGGTgctggtagtagtagtagtagttgtggTACATCTTTAAATAGTTCTTTAGGGAGTAGTAGTGGTACCATTActaatagtggtggtggcaGTAGTGGTGGCGGAGGTGGAAATTTATTTAGTAACCAACAACTTGGTTTCACttgtataaataataatgttagtaataacaacagcaacaacaacataaataataatgataaacaaATTCAGCAACAAATTCAGCAAGTTCAACAACAAGTCCACCAACAAGTCCAACAACagctacaacaacaacaacaagtccaacaacaacaacaacaaattaatcaagaaccatttttaaatcaacaaaatcattattatcaaaatatatTCCAAAATGTTTCAACAGGTAATCAAAATTGTGCGATTAATACAAATGGTGGATTCCCCCAATTCGAATCACCAATGGATATCTTcccatataataataataccaccaATTGTACTCAAGACTCAAACGGTTTTGTACCAAATTTAGCAAACTTTGAAATGCAAGGAAACgttttatataattcaagTGGTTCGCCTTCAAGTTTGGGTCAATATgttattcaaaataatagtttttctGGCCCAAATGATCAAAATCCTTATGTTCCTTCagtttctttaaattcaaataaaactactaatattaaaaataataataataataaaaaaaatagtaaaaataaaaataataaaaataataaaaataataataataatacaaaaatcaataatcaccacatcaataataataaaaataatgtaaatacaaatcaaacaattataaaagaaaataattcacaaaaacaacatcaacaacaacaacaacaacaacaacagcaacaagaacaacaaaaacaacaacaagaacaacaaaaacaacaagaggaacaacaacaaaatttatcaattaataattcaaatcaaacaaatgaaaatgaaattttaggaacaacaacaacaacgacaacaTCAACAGCAACAATAATTACTTCTCAAGTACCAATGAATTTATCACCAAACTCTGATGATAATCAATCATCTTCAAATTATTCAACATTATCTGATTCAGGATCTAGTCCAACTGATAGTTTTAGTGGATTATCAGTAAATACTCCTCATCCAAATTGTGATAGTTTCAGtagtagtattaataatggtagtaATTGTGGAAGTGATATTGAAACCATCGAGTCTCCACTTCAAATGTCAACAGATGTTTtaactattaataattgcAGTAGCAATAGAACAACAgctaccaacaacaacatcaacaacaacaacaacaacaacaacaacaacaacaacaacaacaacaaatgctCCATTAAAGATGatacatttaatttattaacaaaCTCAAATTTGGATAGTTTTGGTATCATAGATTGTATAAATGGTTCttcaacaaatacaaatagtTTCTTTATGGAAACACCACTTTTAATCAATGATGAAGATTTATTATCAAGTTCAAATTTAACAAGTTCTTCAGAATTGTTACCTCATTCATTTGTTTAA